In Bacillus toyonensis BCT-7112, a single window of DNA contains:
- the ctaF gene encoding cytochrome c oxidase subunit IVB, with translation MAIRQTNNPKVDLVYRKRKSAEEMKHQVITFALMIFLTLVAFVAVAYPKTFSPTFSVPFILLLAVVQVIFQLYYFMHMSHKGHEAASFFLYSGLLIGLITILAFMTIVWI, from the coding sequence ATGGCGATAAGACAAACAAATAATCCTAAGGTGGATCTTGTTTATCGGAAGAGAAAAAGTGCAGAGGAGATGAAGCACCAAGTTATTACGTTTGCGCTAATGATTTTCCTGACATTAGTTGCATTTGTAGCGGTAGCATATCCAAAAACTTTTAGTCCAACCTTCTCTGTTCCGTTTATTTTACTATTAGCAGTGGTGCAAGTGATTTTTCAATTGTATTATTTTATGCATATGAGCCATAAAGGGCATGAGGCTGCAAGTTTCTTTCTGTATTCTGGCCTGTTAATAGGATTAATTACAATTTTAGCTTTTATGACAATCGTGTGGATTTGA
- a CDS encoding YlbE-like family protein — protein sequence MREELMEFIKADEDLSRYIREQPYWYRKLTRNPEEKEAFELAAMQHFKKTIPDKVEKFQNQLAVASIMIDMFQYMKQQNTT from the coding sequence ATGAGAGAAGAACTTATGGAGTTTATAAAGGCTGATGAGGACTTATCGCGTTATATTAGGGAGCAGCCATACTGGTATAGGAAGTTAACCCGAAATCCTGAAGAAAAAGAAGCTTTTGAGCTGGCTGCTATGCAACATTTCAAAAAAACGATACCAGATAAAGTAGAAAAATTTCAAAATCAATTGGCGGTTGCTTCGATCATGATTGATATGTTTCAGTATATGAAGCAGCAAAATACGACATAA
- the ylbJ gene encoding sporulation integral membrane protein YlbJ: MYEKWKTAFLTISTLFLTFSLVLHPQAALQASIRGLNIWWEVVFPSLLPFFIIAELLISIGVVKFIGVILEPLMRPLFRVPGIGGFVWAMGMASGFPAGAKLSARLRKSDQITQIEAERLVSFTNSSNPLFIFGAVSIGFFNNPKLGIVLAAAHYLSNFAVGLIMRFYGHNTSYTNDKQTTKKRPFQNPFSILHQTRLQEKRPIGKLLGDAIVSSIQTLLMIGGFIILFSVLNKMITVFHITATLSFIMQHILSFFQLSTDFSIPILSGIFEMTLGSQMISQINETPLLQQAMVTSFILAFSGLSIQAQVASILAETDIRFKPYFFARLIQSILAPIFTFIFWKPFYEKVSSFSPMEKDIPVFLSNHSSTLLEIWTSFVHYGPIFTLFCLYLYVILLFLRMNKEKPRSL; this comes from the coding sequence ATGTATGAAAAATGGAAAACCGCTTTCCTTACCATATCAACACTATTTTTAACCTTTTCTCTTGTACTCCACCCCCAAGCTGCTTTGCAAGCTTCCATTCGAGGGTTAAATATATGGTGGGAAGTTGTATTCCCTTCACTATTACCGTTTTTCATCATTGCGGAACTTCTAATTAGTATCGGTGTTGTAAAATTTATAGGCGTTATATTAGAACCACTCATGCGACCACTTTTTCGCGTTCCAGGAATAGGTGGATTTGTTTGGGCAATGGGCATGGCCTCAGGGTTCCCTGCTGGCGCCAAATTAAGCGCTAGACTGCGAAAAAGCGATCAAATAACACAAATTGAAGCCGAGCGCCTCGTATCTTTCACAAACTCTTCTAATCCACTTTTTATTTTTGGAGCTGTTTCTATCGGTTTTTTCAATAATCCGAAATTAGGAATCGTACTAGCTGCTGCACATTATTTAAGCAACTTTGCCGTCGGATTAATAATGCGTTTTTACGGGCATAACACATCTTACACAAATGATAAACAAACTACTAAAAAACGTCCTTTTCAAAACCCTTTTTCAATCCTTCACCAAACACGCTTGCAAGAAAAAAGACCAATAGGAAAATTACTTGGGGACGCTATCGTTTCTTCCATTCAAACATTACTTATGATTGGCGGATTTATTATTTTATTTTCTGTGTTAAACAAAATGATTACTGTATTCCATATTACAGCAACTCTTTCTTTTATTATGCAACATATTTTATCATTCTTCCAACTAAGTACTGATTTTAGTATTCCGATATTATCAGGTATTTTTGAAATGACACTCGGAAGCCAAATGATTAGTCAAATAAATGAAACACCCCTTCTGCAACAAGCGATGGTAACAAGCTTCATTTTAGCATTTAGCGGCCTTTCAATTCAGGCACAAGTTGCTAGCATACTAGCTGAAACGGATATCCGATTTAAGCCATATTTTTTCGCACGACTTATCCAAAGTATTCTTGCTCCTATTTTTACGTTTATATTTTGGAAACCTTTTTATGAGAAAGTAAGTTCTTTCTCACCTATGGAAAAAGATATTCCCGTATTTTTATCCAATCATTCTTCTACACTACTTGAAATTTGGACATCTTTTGTACACTACGGACCGATTTTCACATTATTTTGTTTATACTTATATGTTATCTTATTGTTTTTACGCATGAATAAAGAAAAACCCCGTTCACTTTAA
- a CDS encoding YlbG family protein yields the protein MFGQRQSMIVYLHSLKHAKILRKYGNIHYISKRLKYAVVYCDMEQIEHMMHKLNKLPFVKKIEQSYRPFLKTEFENSRPDRAKEYDYS from the coding sequence ATGTTCGGGCAACGACAAAGTATGATTGTTTATTTGCATTCATTGAAACATGCCAAGATTTTAAGAAAATATGGTAACATACATTACATATCAAAACGATTAAAATATGCCGTTGTATATTGTGATATGGAACAAATTGAGCATATGATGCATAAGTTGAATAAACTTCCTTTTGTGAAAAAGATAGAACAGTCGTACCGTCCGTTTTTAAAAACGGAATTTGAAAATTCCCGTCCTGATCGGGCAAAAGAATACGATTATAGTTAA
- a CDS encoding CAP domain-containing protein — MKKLLRIVMITFLILAVDLYGKLLVSQYILTPSQSKQENKIVKKKKQVDEDSSDTVLNMIGGDSENLLAKWGEPARIEPSAYGYEWWVYNQDLNQYVQFGVAERKIVTAYVAGEQVKVPPYYINEKYEDVYKKNPLSHEISLKRGKNSYQFELSDTEVMEQPLVPVEDGWAQLYFDHFTHELVGVRYMDDETLLRQRPYQLVYSGELIAEQPLTPEKMKQVENGNMQQIFDLTNIIRSRHELPLLTWDQQTADVAIGHSKDMKDNNYFSHDSPTLGTLGDRLQRGRVGFQLAGENIAAQHSDGIAAVQGWLNSEGHRKNLFNEQFTGLGVGVYDKFYTQNFIRK, encoded by the coding sequence TTGAAGAAATTATTGCGTATCGTAATGATTACATTTTTAATTTTAGCTGTTGATTTATACGGGAAATTACTCGTTTCACAATATATATTAACCCCATCTCAATCAAAACAAGAAAATAAAATTGTGAAAAAGAAAAAACAAGTCGATGAGGACTCCTCAGACACTGTTTTAAATATGATTGGTGGAGATTCTGAAAATCTATTGGCAAAGTGGGGAGAACCAGCTCGAATAGAGCCATCTGCTTACGGTTATGAATGGTGGGTGTACAATCAAGATTTAAATCAGTACGTTCAATTTGGAGTTGCTGAACGTAAAATTGTAACAGCGTATGTTGCTGGTGAACAAGTTAAGGTACCGCCTTATTATATAAATGAAAAATATGAAGATGTATACAAAAAGAATCCGCTCTCGCATGAGATTTCATTAAAAAGAGGGAAGAATAGTTATCAATTTGAGTTATCTGATACGGAAGTAATGGAACAGCCGTTAGTACCTGTAGAAGATGGATGGGCACAATTATATTTTGATCATTTCACACATGAACTCGTTGGTGTTCGTTATATGGATGATGAAACGTTATTGCGCCAAAGACCGTATCAGCTTGTTTATTCAGGTGAATTAATAGCAGAACAACCATTAACACCAGAAAAGATGAAACAAGTAGAGAATGGGAATATGCAACAAATTTTTGATTTAACAAATATTATTCGAAGTCGTCATGAACTACCATTGTTAACGTGGGATCAACAAACAGCAGATGTTGCTATTGGACATAGCAAAGATATGAAAGACAATAATTACTTTTCACATGATTCACCTACATTAGGTACGTTAGGAGATCGTTTACAACGAGGACGAGTAGGGTTTCAGCTTGCTGGTGAGAATATAGCGGCACAACATAGTGATGGAATTGCGGCGGTACAAGGTTGGTTAAATAGTGAGGGGCATAGAAAAAATTTATTTAATGAACAATTTACCGGATTAGGTGTTGGGGTATATGATAAATTTTATACGCAAAACTTTATTCGAAAATAA
- a CDS encoding DUF7147 family protein translates to MIQRFIELGEGYSDLYELLEIAKANQERITHMLQFETIKNEKKVCSLVVILKPTTTGDFQPLYICREGIPMPENKKSKRVILFEEMAEKLGKKVTTFTVKPSTTFPEKELFFNHLIGILRMNNFIPPMK, encoded by the coding sequence ATGATTCAACGCTTTATAGAACTTGGAGAAGGCTACTCTGATTTATATGAATTACTTGAAATTGCCAAAGCAAACCAAGAACGTATAACACATATGTTACAATTTGAAACAATTAAAAACGAAAAGAAAGTATGCTCGCTTGTTGTAATATTAAAACCGACCACTACTGGTGATTTCCAGCCATTATACATATGTCGTGAAGGTATTCCTATGCCTGAAAATAAAAAAAGTAAACGTGTCATTTTATTTGAAGAAATGGCAGAAAAACTAGGAAAAAAAGTGACCACATTTACTGTAAAACCGTCCACAACTTTCCCAGAAAAAGAACTATTTTTCAATCATCTAATTGGTATTTTACGAATGAATAATTTCATTCCTCCAATGAAATAA
- a CDS encoding patatin-like phospholipase family protein — MKEPKIGLALGSGGAKGFAHIGVIKVLREAGIPIHMIAGSSMGALIGTFYAAGCNVERLYKLATVFKRKYYLDFTVPKMGFIAGKRVKDMIKMFTYNKNLEELDIPTAVVATDILKGEKVVFTSGPVADAVRASISVPGVFVPEKVNGRLLVDGGVIDRIPVSVVKELGADIVIAVDVSPIKVNGEVTSIYDVIMQSIEIMQHELVMNRQIASDLMMRPAVEQFSSRAFTNIEDIIRVGEVEAEKHVSNIYLLIEQWKEKHNV; from the coding sequence ATGAAAGAACCGAAGATTGGTTTAGCGCTTGGATCTGGGGGAGCGAAAGGATTTGCTCATATTGGCGTTATAAAAGTTTTAAGGGAAGCGGGTATCCCGATTCATATGATTGCAGGGAGTAGTATGGGGGCCTTAATAGGTACATTTTATGCAGCTGGCTGTAACGTTGAACGATTGTATAAATTGGCGACTGTTTTTAAGAGGAAATACTATTTAGATTTCACGGTACCAAAAATGGGGTTTATTGCTGGTAAACGTGTCAAAGATATGATTAAAATGTTTACATATAATAAAAATTTAGAAGAGTTAGATATCCCGACAGCTGTTGTGGCTACTGACATATTGAAGGGGGAGAAAGTGGTTTTTACAAGTGGTCCTGTTGCAGATGCGGTGAGGGCTAGTATATCTGTCCCTGGAGTGTTTGTGCCAGAAAAGGTAAATGGACGATTATTAGTAGATGGTGGAGTGATTGATCGCATCCCAGTTTCGGTTGTAAAAGAGTTAGGTGCCGATATTGTTATTGCTGTTGATGTATCTCCGATTAAGGTGAATGGTGAGGTTACATCTATTTATGATGTAATTATGCAAAGTATTGAAATTATGCAGCATGAGCTTGTAATGAATCGGCAAATTGCATCAGATTTAATGATGCGACCAGCTGTGGAACAATTTAGTTCACGTGCTTTTACAAACATTGAAGACATTATTCGAGTCGGAGAAGTAGAAGCAGAAAAACATGTTTCAAATATTTATTTATTAATTGAGCAGTGGAAGGAGAAACATAATGTTTAA
- a CDS encoding YugN family protein, whose amino-acid sequence MQFTNTKFNGAVVDLSLLTEIMEKNHFVLAGQWDYERVTYDYKFEILKDIYYLRVRGVAVEGDIGSRHAEVKLLPPLLGKHYYPHGVEYGDDETFPTNVLQKSEQLLQNVEKELKEFQIIE is encoded by the coding sequence ATGCAATTTACAAATACGAAATTTAATGGGGCCGTCGTTGATTTATCCCTTTTAACTGAGATTATGGAAAAGAACCATTTTGTACTAGCTGGACAGTGGGATTACGAAAGAGTTACATACGATTATAAATTTGAAATATTAAAGGATATTTATTACTTACGAGTGCGCGGAGTTGCTGTTGAAGGCGACATTGGCAGCAGACACGCTGAAGTAAAACTACTCCCTCCCTTATTAGGAAAACATTATTATCCTCACGGTGTTGAATATGGTGATGATGAGACTTTCCCAACAAATGTACTCCAAAAAAGCGAACAACTCCTACAAAATGTCGAAAAAGAGTTAAAAGAATTTCAAATTATTGAGTAA
- a CDS encoding YlbD family protein produces MPTTKGPLHPSVQQFKEFVNHHPKMVHDVRSGQKTWQQFYEEWYLLGEEDPIWATYRPDGAPAFSSVKENKKEKEKDNRTEEEKTADVMGQMLSFFKKLDVEQMQHHLANVTSAIGSVQQVIQQFQGSRTQQEQSTSKENNPFFFQKD; encoded by the coding sequence ATGCCAACAACAAAAGGACCGTTACATCCATCGGTTCAACAGTTTAAAGAATTTGTAAACCATCACCCTAAAATGGTTCATGACGTTAGAAGTGGTCAAAAAACTTGGCAGCAATTTTATGAAGAATGGTACTTACTTGGTGAGGAAGATCCAATATGGGCAACTTATAGACCTGATGGAGCGCCTGCCTTTTCTTCAGTAAAAGAAAATAAAAAAGAGAAGGAAAAAGACAATCGAACTGAAGAGGAAAAAACTGCTGATGTGATGGGACAAATGCTTTCTTTTTTTAAAAAGCTAGATGTGGAACAAATGCAGCATCATTTAGCTAATGTGACGAGTGCTATCGGGAGTGTGCAACAAGTTATTCAACAGTTTCAAGGAAGTCGCACGCAACAAGAACAAAGTACTTCCAAAGAAAATAATCCATTTTTCTTTCAAAAGGATTAG
- a CDS encoding YlbF family regulator, which yields MIVATLESVLILDKAEQLAKAIICSDIAEDYRKCYKELHEDVEVQTLIQQFTAMKERYEEVQRFGKYHPDYTIVSTKMRELKRSVDLHDKIATFKRAETALQKLLDEVSVAIGSEVSSSIKVPTGNPFFDAGGCGGGCGTGGGCGCKKTG from the coding sequence ATGATTGTAGCGACGCTAGAAAGCGTATTAATATTAGATAAGGCAGAGCAGCTTGCAAAAGCGATCATCTGTTCAGATATAGCAGAAGATTATCGTAAGTGTTATAAAGAATTGCATGAGGATGTGGAAGTTCAGACATTAATTCAGCAATTTACAGCGATGAAGGAACGATATGAGGAAGTGCAGCGTTTTGGGAAATACCATCCTGACTATACTATCGTGTCAACAAAAATGAGGGAATTAAAGCGTTCTGTAGACTTGCATGATAAGATTGCAACCTTTAAACGAGCAGAAACTGCTTTACAAAAGTTATTAGATGAAGTTAGTGTAGCAATTGGTTCTGAGGTATCCTCTTCTATTAAAGTTCCAACAGGAAATCCATTTTTCGATGCTGGTGGCTGTGGCGGAGGTTGCGGTACTGGCGGAGGTTGCGGTTGTAAAAAAACGGGGTGA
- the coaD gene encoding pantetheine-phosphate adenylyltransferase, with the protein MTSIAISSGSFDPITLGHLDIIKRGAKVFDEVYVVVLNNSSKKPFFSVEERLDLIREATKDIPNVKVDSHSGLLVEYAKMRNANAILRGLRAVSDFEYEMQITSMNRKLDENIETFFIMTNNQYSFLSSSIVKEVARYGGSVVDLVPPIVERALKEKFQTPLK; encoded by the coding sequence ATGACAAGTATAGCTATTTCTTCAGGGAGTTTTGATCCAATTACCCTTGGGCATCTTGATATTATTAAAAGGGGAGCAAAAGTGTTTGATGAAGTGTACGTAGTTGTTTTAAACAATTCATCAAAAAAACCATTCTTTTCAGTTGAAGAACGTCTAGATTTAATTCGAGAAGCAACAAAGGATATCCCAAATGTAAAAGTGGATTCGCATAGCGGGCTATTAGTGGAGTATGCAAAAATGCGTAATGCAAATGCAATTTTACGTGGTTTACGAGCGGTTTCTGACTTTGAATATGAGATGCAAATTACTTCTATGAATCGAAAATTAGATGAAAATATTGAAACCTTTTTTATAATGACAAACAACCAATATTCATTTTTAAGTTCGAGTATTGTGAAAGAAGTTGCGAGGTATGGAGGAAGTGTAGTAGATCTTGTGCCTCCTATTGTAGAGCGTGCTTTAAAAGAAAAGTTTCAAACCCCGTTAAAGTGA
- the ctaE gene encoding cytochrome c oxidase subunit III: protein MHVDEKLTNETFPAEPEKATLEGKNKFVGFWLFLGGETVLFASLFGTYLALKNSTNGGPTSQEMFQMPLVFIMTMLLLTSSLTSVYAMYHMKNFNFKKMQLWLLVTVLLGLGFLGFEIYEFYHYTHEFKHTMRSSAFGSAFYALVGTHGLHVLFGLCWILTLIFRNAKRGLNLYNAPKFYVASIYWHFIDVVWVFIFTVVYLMGMVG from the coding sequence ATGCATGTAGATGAAAAATTAACGAATGAAACATTTCCAGCAGAGCCTGAAAAAGCAACCCTTGAGGGGAAAAATAAGTTTGTCGGTTTTTGGTTATTTCTTGGAGGCGAAACAGTATTGTTCGCTTCCTTGTTTGGCACATATTTAGCATTAAAAAACTCTACAAATGGTGGACCAACATCTCAAGAGATGTTTCAAATGCCGCTCGTTTTCATTATGACGATGCTTTTATTAACGAGTAGTTTAACGAGTGTATATGCGATGTACCATATGAAAAACTTTAATTTTAAGAAAATGCAACTTTGGCTACTTGTAACAGTGTTGCTTGGCTTAGGGTTTTTGGGATTTGAAATATATGAGTTTTATCATTATACACATGAATTTAAGCATACTATGAGAAGTAGTGCATTTGGCTCTGCATTTTATGCTCTTGTTGGTACACATGGACTTCACGTATTGTTTGGATTGTGTTGGATTTTAACATTAATTTTTAGAAATGCGAAGCGTGGTTTAAATTTATACAACGCACCAAAGTTTTATGTTGCATCAATTTATTGGCACTTTATTGACGTAGTTTGGGTGTTTATTTTCACTGTAGTATATTTAATGGGAATGGTGGGATAA
- the rsmD gene encoding 16S rRNA (guanine(966)-N(2))-methyltransferase RsmD codes for MRVVSGKCKGHPLKAVPGNTTRPTTDKVKESIFNMIGPYFDGGTALDLFGGSGGLGIEAISRGIEKAIFVDRDSKAIKVIHQNLESCRIHEQAEVYRNDAERAVKALIKREMSFDLILIDPPYKDQKIVSLISVMDQHGLLHRDGLIMSEHGNDVVLPDSIGNLVKVRAENYGITAISIYKYEGEETE; via the coding sequence ATGAGAGTAGTTTCAGGAAAATGTAAAGGGCACCCACTTAAAGCGGTTCCCGGCAATACAACACGTCCAACGACGGATAAAGTAAAAGAATCTATTTTTAATATGATAGGCCCTTATTTTGATGGTGGTACCGCTCTTGATTTATTTGGCGGTAGTGGTGGCCTTGGAATTGAGGCTATAAGTAGAGGGATTGAAAAAGCGATTTTTGTTGATCGAGATAGTAAAGCGATAAAAGTCATTCATCAAAATTTAGAAAGTTGTAGAATACATGAACAAGCTGAAGTGTATCGAAATGATGCAGAGCGTGCGGTGAAAGCGCTCATAAAGCGTGAAATGTCATTCGATCTTATACTAATAGATCCTCCATACAAAGATCAAAAAATTGTATCTTTGATTAGTGTGATGGATCAACATGGATTGCTACATAGAGATGGATTAATTATGTCAGAGCATGGTAATGATGTTGTTTTACCTGATTCTATAGGGAATCTTGTAAAAGTAAGAGCTGAAAATTATGGGATTACAGCAATATCGATTTATAAGTATGAAGGTGAGGAGACAGAATGA
- a CDS encoding histidine phosphatase family protein, with translation MTEICLVRHGQTDWNFQEIIQGREDIPLNEVGKKQASQSAAALQVESWDIIISSPLIRAQETAKAIAEAAGLQSILLDERFVERNFGEASGKPVATVRELIAEGKVEGMELDKEIVARCFAALEDVAVTHSGKRIIIVAHSHAIKAILHAIAPDEITFKTPLKNACISYVKENGGEWDVLKYNIAEHINV, from the coding sequence ATGACGGAAATTTGTTTAGTACGACATGGACAAACTGATTGGAATTTTCAAGAGATTATTCAGGGGCGTGAAGATATTCCACTTAATGAAGTTGGGAAAAAGCAAGCGAGTCAAAGTGCGGCTGCTTTGCAAGTAGAATCGTGGGATATTATTATAAGTAGTCCGTTAATTAGAGCACAAGAAACGGCTAAGGCAATCGCAGAGGCAGCTGGATTACAATCCATTTTATTAGATGAACGATTTGTTGAACGGAATTTTGGAGAAGCTTCAGGGAAGCCGGTTGCGACTGTTAGAGAGTTAATTGCGGAGGGTAAAGTAGAAGGTATGGAGTTAGATAAAGAAATTGTAGCTCGTTGCTTTGCTGCTTTAGAAGATGTTGCAGTAACTCATTCTGGTAAACGTATTATTATTGTTGCTCATTCACATGCGATAAAAGCTATTTTACATGCAATTGCACCAGATGAAATTACGTTTAAGACCCCGTTAAAAAATGCATGTATTAGTTATGTGAAAGAAAACGGCGGAGAATGGGATGTTCTTAAATATAATATTGCGGAACATATTAATGTATAA
- a CDS encoding formamidase, with product MGSSGSMVKPISGFLTALIQYPVPVVESRADIDKQIKQIIKTIHSTKSGYPGLELIVFPEYSTQGLNTKKWTTEEFLCTVPGPETDLFAEACKESEVYGVFSIMERNPDGGEPYNTAIIIDPQGEMILKYRKLNPWVPVEPWKAGDLGLPVCDGPGGSKLAVCICHDGMFPEVAREAAYKGANVLIRISGYSTQVSEQWMLTNRSNAWQNLMYTLSVNLAGYDGVFYYFGEGQVCNFDGTTLVQGHRNPWEIVTAEVYPELADQARLGWGLENNIYNLGSRGYVATPGGVKENPYTFVKDLAEGKYKVPWEDEIKVKDGSIYGYPVKKTIHS from the coding sequence ATGGGTAGTAGCGGAAGTATGGTAAAGCCGATTAGTGGTTTTTTAACAGCGTTAATTCAATATCCAGTACCGGTAGTAGAGTCACGTGCAGACATTGATAAACAAATTAAACAAATCATAAAAACAATTCATTCAACTAAATCAGGTTATCCTGGATTAGAATTAATAGTATTTCCCGAATATAGTACACAAGGGCTCAATACAAAAAAATGGACTACAGAAGAGTTTTTATGTACAGTGCCTGGGCCAGAAACAGACTTATTTGCTGAGGCATGTAAAGAATCTGAAGTGTATGGTGTTTTTTCTATAATGGAAAGAAATCCTGATGGTGGAGAACCTTATAATACAGCGATTATTATTGATCCACAGGGTGAAATGATTTTGAAGTATCGTAAGTTAAATCCTTGGGTGCCGGTCGAGCCTTGGAAAGCTGGAGATTTAGGCTTACCTGTTTGTGATGGACCTGGAGGGAGTAAATTAGCTGTTTGTATTTGTCATGATGGCATGTTCCCTGAAGTAGCCCGTGAAGCAGCCTATAAAGGCGCGAATGTCTTGATCCGTATTTCTGGATATAGCACACAAGTTAGTGAACAATGGATGTTAACCAATCGTTCAAATGCATGGCAAAATTTAATGTATACATTGTCAGTGAACTTAGCGGGTTATGATGGTGTATTTTATTACTTTGGTGAAGGACAAGTATGTAATTTTGATGGGACTACTTTAGTGCAGGGGCACCGAAACCCTTGGGAGATTGTTACTGCCGAAGTATATCCAGAGCTAGCAGATCAGGCTAGATTAGGATGGGGGCTCGAAAATAATATATATAATTTAGGCTCAAGGGGATATGTAGCGACTCCTGGTGGAGTGAAAGAGAACCCGTATACGTTTGTAAAAGATTTAGCTGAAGGTAAGTATAAAGTTCCCTGGGAAGATGAGATTAAAGTGAAAGATGGATCCATTTATGGGTATCCAGTTAAAAAGACGATTCATTCTTAA
- the ctaG gene encoding cytochrome c oxidase assembly factor CtaG has product MSNLWIFGFQALWSPFFLLFMLSILIGYFLIIGPYRTRFENATKVSKKQIFYFTSGIVLLYFVKGGPIDLIGHIIFSAHMFEMAVMYIAVPPLLLLGIPVWLYRYITSFKLVQIVLKIFAKPLIALFVFNGLFSFYHLPVVFDAVKQSQIAHPICLAILFFAAIMMWWPMLNPLPEYQTLSDIKKLGYMFANGILLTPACALIIFATAPLFATYTDSAAWMKAMELCVPAGTLSELNITGPEFLHWMPVVQDQQTGGIIMKIVQEIVYGTIIGYVFFKWARREREKDKEQLQQLPPYLQTK; this is encoded by the coding sequence ATGAGTAACTTATGGATATTTGGCTTTCAAGCTTTATGGAGTCCATTCTTTTTATTATTTATGCTTTCGATTCTTATTGGATACTTCTTAATTATTGGACCATATAGAACTCGATTTGAAAATGCGACGAAGGTAAGTAAAAAGCAAATTTTTTATTTTACGTCTGGAATTGTTCTTTTGTATTTTGTAAAGGGTGGACCTATTGATTTAATTGGCCATATTATATTTAGTGCACATATGTTTGAAATGGCAGTCATGTATATTGCAGTTCCGCCTTTATTATTACTTGGTATACCAGTTTGGTTATATCGTTATATTACTTCTTTTAAGCTAGTTCAGATTGTGTTGAAAATTTTTGCTAAACCGCTTATTGCATTGTTTGTATTTAATGGACTGTTTTCTTTTTATCATTTGCCAGTTGTTTTTGATGCAGTAAAACAAAGTCAAATTGCCCATCCGATTTGCCTCGCTATATTATTTTTTGCGGCAATCATGATGTGGTGGCCGATGTTAAATCCGTTACCAGAATATCAAACGTTAAGTGATATAAAGAAACTTGGTTATATGTTTGCTAACGGTATATTATTAACGCCAGCTTGTGCATTAATAATTTTTGCAACTGCACCGTTATTTGCAACGTATACGGATTCAGCTGCTTGGATGAAAGCGATGGAACTATGCGTACCTGCGGGAACTTTATCAGAATTAAATATAACTGGACCAGAATTTTTGCACTGGATGCCAGTAGTACAAGACCAACAAACGGGCGGTATCATTATGAAAATTGTCCAGGAAATAGTGTACGGCACGATTATCGGCTATGTATTCTTTAAATGGGCGCGTAGAGAACGCGAAAAGGATAAGGAACAGTTGCAACAATTGCCGCCATATTTACAGACTAAGTAA